Proteins encoded in a region of the Streptomyces sp. PCS3-D2 genome:
- a CDS encoding alpha-ketoacid dehydrogenase subunit beta, which produces MAAQKMSIAKALNESLRKALEQDPKVLIMGEDVGKLGGVFRITDGLQKDFGEERVIDTPLAESGIVGTAIGLALRGYRPVVEIQFDGFVFPAYDQIVTQLAKMHARALGKIKLPVVVRIPYGGAIGAVEHHSESPEALFAHVAGLKVVSPSNAADAYWMLQQAILSDDPVIFFEPKRRYWDKGEVDTEAIPGELHTSRVVREGTDLTLAAYGPMVKVCLEAAAAAAEEGKSVEVLDLRSMSPVDFDGIQASVERTRRLVVVHEAPVFLGVGSEIAARITERCFYHLEAPVLRVGGFHAPYPPARLEDEYLPGLDRVLDAVDRSLAY; this is translated from the coding sequence CTGCCCAGAAGATGTCGATCGCGAAGGCGCTCAACGAGTCGCTGCGCAAGGCCCTGGAGCAGGACCCGAAGGTCCTGATCATGGGCGAGGACGTCGGCAAGCTGGGCGGTGTCTTCCGGATCACCGACGGCCTGCAGAAGGACTTCGGCGAGGAGCGGGTCATCGACACCCCGCTGGCCGAGTCGGGCATCGTCGGCACCGCCATCGGCCTGGCCCTGCGCGGCTACCGGCCGGTCGTGGAGATCCAGTTCGACGGTTTCGTCTTCCCCGCGTACGACCAGATCGTCACGCAGCTCGCGAAGATGCACGCGCGCGCCCTGGGCAAGATCAAGCTGCCGGTCGTCGTGCGCATCCCCTACGGCGGTGCCATCGGCGCGGTCGAGCACCACTCGGAGTCCCCGGAGGCGCTGTTCGCGCACGTCGCGGGCCTGAAGGTGGTCTCCCCGTCGAACGCCGCCGACGCCTACTGGATGCTCCAGCAGGCGATCCTCAGCGACGACCCGGTGATCTTCTTCGAGCCGAAGCGCCGCTACTGGGACAAGGGCGAGGTCGACACCGAGGCCATCCCCGGCGAGCTGCACACGTCGCGCGTGGTGCGCGAGGGCACCGACCTCACCCTGGCCGCCTACGGCCCGATGGTGAAGGTCTGCCTGGAGGCGGCCGCCGCGGCCGCCGAGGAGGGCAAGTCGGTCGAGGTCCTGGACCTGCGCTCGATGTCCCCGGTCGACTTCGACGGGATCCAGGCGTCCGTGGAGCGGACCCGCCGGCTCGTCGTCGTCCACGAGGCGCCGGTCTTCCTCGGCGTGGGATCGGAGATCGCCGCCCGCATCACGGAGCGGTGCTTCTACCACCTGGAGGCGCCGGTACTGCGCGTGGGCGGCTTCCACGCCCCGTACCCGCCGGCCCGCCTGGAGGACGAGTACCTGCCGGGCCTGG